From Camelina sativa cultivar DH55 chromosome 20, Cs, whole genome shotgun sequence, the proteins below share one genomic window:
- the LOC104770815 gene encoding calcineurin B-like protein 4 has translation MGCSVSKKKKKNAMRPPGYEDPDLLASVTPFTVAEVEALYELFKKLSSSIIDDGLIHKEEFQLALFRNRNRRNLFADRIFDVFDVKRNGVIEFGEFVRSLGVFHPSAPVHEKIKFAFKLYDLRQTGFIEREELKEMVIALLHESELVVSEDMIEVMVDKAFVQADSKNDGRIDIDEWTDFVSLNPSLIKNMTLPYLKDIKGTFPSFVSSCEDEELELQNLYF, from the exons ATGGGCTGCTCtgtctcgaagaagaagaagaagaatgcaaTGCGCCCGCCGGGATATGAGGATCCCGACCTTCTTGCCTCCGTTACACCAT TTACGGTAGCAGAAGTGGAAGCTTTGTATGAACTGTTCAAGAAGCTAAGCAGCTCAATTATCGATGACGGTCTTATTCATAAG GAAGAGTTTCAGCTGGCTTTGTTCAGAAATAGGAACCGGAGGAATCTCTTCGCTGATCGG ATATTTGATGTATTTGATGTGAAGCGAAATGGAGTGATCGAGTTCGGGGAATTTGTCCGGTCTTTAGGTGTTTTTCATCCAAGCGCACCGGTCCatgaaaaaatcaaat TTGCTTTTAAATTATACGATTTACGACAAACTGGATTCATCGAGCGAGAAGAA ttGAAAGAGATGGTTATTGCGCTACTTCATGAATCTGAGCTAGTTGTTTCCGAAGATATGATCGAAGTAATGGTGGATAAG GCTTTTGTTCAAGCAGACAGTAAAAACGACGGAAGAATTGATATAGATGAATGGACAGATTTTGTATCCTTGAATCCGTCGCTCATCAAGAACATGACTTTGCCATATCTAAA GGACATAAAGGGAACTTTTCCAAGTTTTGTTTCATCTTGTGAAGACGAAGAATTGGAGTTGCAAAACCTATATTTCTAA